From Pararhodobacter zhoushanensis, the proteins below share one genomic window:
- a CDS encoding nucleotide exchange factor GrpE, with protein MADSQETPAETGAETEAPEALDLHAALDAAHAAFEVERGEMRDRLMRSLADLENLRKRSEKDRREAGIYGGQKLARDMLAVYDYLGQALSLIDDETRDRAKGMVDGLDLTLRELTNIFSRHGIVRVAPEVGDAFDPHFHEAMFEAPVPGTKAGQIVQVVTEGFRLHEHLLRPAQVGVSSTPAK; from the coding sequence ATGGCTGACTCCCAGGAAACCCCGGCTGAGACCGGCGCCGAAACCGAGGCTCCCGAAGCCCTCGATCTTCACGCGGCCCTCGACGCCGCGCATGCCGCGTTCGAGGTCGAGCGCGGTGAGATGCGTGACCGTCTGATGCGCTCGCTCGCTGACCTGGAGAACCTCCGCAAGCGCAGCGAAAAAGACCGACGCGAGGCTGGCATCTACGGTGGCCAGAAGCTCGCCCGCGACATGCTGGCGGTCTATGACTATCTGGGTCAGGCCCTGTCGTTGATCGACGACGAAACCCGCGACCGCGCCAAAGGCATGGTCGACGGTCTGGATCTGACCCTGCGCGAGCTGACCAACATCTTCTCCCGCCACGGCATCGTGCGCGTCGCGCCCGAGGTTGGCGACGCGTTCGACCCGCATTTCCACGAGGCGATGTTCGAAGCCCCGGTGCCCGGCACCAAGGCCGGACAGATCGTCCAGGTCGTCACCGAAGGCTTCCGCCTGCACGAGCACCTCTTGCGCCCCGCGCAGGTCGGCGTTTCGTCCACGCCTGCCAAGTAA